The DNA segment AACATGTCAACTCTCGGTCTTTTTATTCATCAACTAACGCTGATGTTTCTTCAAAATTTACAAGTAAAGAAAATGGCAGCCATCATAACCTGCAAGAGAAATGATACATTTTCAATTTAAAGCGTGATACTTTGGAACAAATTAATTATCTCATCAAGATTTATGAATCCACTGCTTGatatatgatattttgataATTTAGTTTGTGTATGAAAACTACGATATGAGAACTTACTTGGATCAACGGTGACAAGTATTGCCGTTCCTCCAAAATCACATGTGCCCCCAGCCACCTTAGTCCTTTGCCAATAGCTGTTGAACGCATACGATGCATGTGCGAACAACGTGTTGGGTTCAAAACAAGATCCAGCTGATTGAATCTGATCACAGTCAGCTCCAGATCCACAAGCATAGTTCATAGCCTCTTCGATGATCGGTTCGGGAACCGAAGCCTTGGCTACGCACCATGTGGCCGTGATTGGGGTCATGTGAGGTGGTGGTGGCACTGTTGGAGGTGGGAAAACTATGGGTGGCAAGAATGCATGTGGGCTCGGAACAAAGCCATAAGGAGATGGAGTAATAAAAGGTGGGCTAGGCTCGTAACTCGGCGGGCTAGGCTCGTAGCTCGGCGGGCTAGGTTCGTAGCTTGGAGGGCTCGGCTCGTAATAAGGCGGGGTTAGCACGGGTTCAGTTGGAGTAGGCGCATATGTGGGTGGATTGGGAACTATACTAGGTGGGCtaggaataataataataggtGGGTTGGGAGGTGGGGCACTCTGAGGTGGGCCGAAAGTTGGGACTTCTGGGCTTGGTACCGTGGAAGGTGGCAGAGGGGTGAGAGGGGGATAAACGCAAAATGGAGGGGTATTTTCGGGATAGGGAAAAGGGGGAAGAGATTCATAGGGTGGTAAGGAGAATGGGGAACTTACGTAAGGGTCTGTATTTGATGAATCCAGTGGCATGCTCATTTCTAACCTTCTTTTGGTTTGATGGAATTTTCTTGCAGGTTTCATGTTCGAACTTCTTGTGTGCTTCCAACTTCTAAATTTGTGAAATCTTTTGGTTGCATCTGTTGAAATacaataaatattcaaatttgcgACACATGAAAAGTTAAAAATTTCCGAGAGCAAATGCCGAAAGAACAGGAAGTTTTGTATTAACACCTAGTGGATCTTAGTCGTTAATTGGGAATGGTGTGTGTGATCCACTCCCAATGAACGGTTAATACTATACCGGGTGAAGATCATCCGATGTACCATAGAACTTCCCCGAAAGAACAGAAATCAGAGTGTATGACTTACCACAGTGGACAGAACTAATGGCAGCTGAGAATGCATAGAGTGTGAGCAAAATGCATGACTTGATGAGAACTCCATTTTTCTCCATTGAGAACTAAAGAAAGTGCCAAGAATTgatgtatattattattaaaggcTTCTAAAACTAGAGAACTCTGGTTGAGTATACGCTCTAGTGTTGATCCCTCAAAGGGTCATCAACAAAATTAACGGATGGCTTTATATAGGGAAGATAATGGGAAGACAACTGAGAACTTCAGGTGACACTACATAATCTATGCTAGTATCTCACCTAAAGTTACATGTGGGGCCACATATAgtatatcttttttttaaatatatataatcttaaCATGATGATCACAATCCCATAAATTTTCAAGGTGGCTTTCTAATAATTTAAGCCATACATAGTTGAGTGTGGATGAACTTAATTTCCGAGAAATTAGATACCATTATCAATATATATAGATAAGATTATGATCTAATATAGTTGTTTATTGAACTTGAGTCAAATACATGAAACACGAATGTGCAGTTAAACAGTGTATAATATTTCGCTCCAAACGGACTAATCAAAGCTTAGATTCATACTTGGATTATTTGAGACATTGATCAACACAAGAAAACCCGATTCTTTAGGGCAAGCCACTTTGCAGTGTGATTAGAAATGTGTCCATGAAGAAATGCAAAAGTTATGGATAAAAGCTGTGAGTTTTATTAATGCATATTTTAGGAGGGGTGTGTCTTTAGTTACTGCATATATGCTTGCCTTGATATGAGATAAAATCCAAAAGTTGGAATTTTGGCGGTCCTTTTCTTTTGCTTCCTTTCTACTCAAACTTCTTTCGCCTCCACATCTTGTACTTTCCACTCTTTTAATCAGACAAATTGTTGTACACAGCAACAACGAGAATAAGAACAATTAACTTTGTTGTACATTAAATACGAACTCTCTCGTAACATAATTTAAATCGTTCTCGTAGGCAAACTTAGATATTCAAATTCCTTATCTtctacattttatttttctatgtaTGTTTATGCTCAAgcaatttttaaaaaagactaaaattgtttcttttttaaaaaaaaattgtgaaaaaaatgaaatatatatgattgaaatttaaatttgacaACATATATGAGACTAAATTACAAAGAAAACATACATTgccaaaattacaatttttacTGTCATAATTAATTAGTATCCTGTTTTTTTAGTTGGGAGTCTTGGGACATCTACATTAGGCTGGCTTGAGCATGTGGAAGCTCCCTTAGCTCACACCCACAAATGCCTCAAATTCAGATCCCAAATAGGATTTAGAAGTAAAGATCCATAATTTCTAACAGATTTATCTCTCCACGTAATTTTTGCCAAGGCTAAAAAAGTCGTGAGTGCAAACAATGCTTCACGTTGCTCACTTACCGTTTGGTTACATacattatttatcttacatcaatcaaataattgaatttaattgcTATATTATCCTTTAGGCCCCGTTTGGTACATTTGATGAGATTATTATGCAGAatgaattaataaaaaatatgagaGGATATATAATACTACCATCTTATAATAATAGTGTTTGATTCATTTTATAAAAGTTGTGATACCATTTACTCATATACATAGAAAGACAAATATACCCTAGAACCATCTCCAAATTTACAATCAATAAGTGtgacttatctcttctttattACATACGCAGGGTTTCCCATTTATGTCTTCTTCATCTATTCTTTATCTCTTCTCCAGATCCATTTTTCAGATCCAGTGAAGACAACAAAAGCGGTGAGTAGATCTGAAACTTAATGTAGATATATAACAACATAGGATATTTGTGGGAGCAACCACTGATTTCGTTATTTTTTTTTCCGAAAAATGTTGCATATTCAAGAGATTTGTGAAAACTCTGGAAAATGTATACGAGTAAATGGAAAATCGGAAAACCTAGATTCAAATATTGGTCGTCAAAAAGTTATATCGCAGATCTGTAGATGCATCTACATATCTTACTTCAACGTCCAGATCTGGATTTATTTATGTGTTGTGCGATTAAGACAATGGGGAAAGAGAAAGAGGACATTTATTAGGGCCATGGGTAAAAGAATAAAATGTGCTCCACAATCTCAATTATTGTTCATAAAATATTGACAATACCTGCTTTTTCACGTGGATGAACTGTCCGTGCTTTTCATACCTACAAGGCCAGTTAGTACAGGGCCATTGGGTTATCCAAGGATGTGTGCTATGTGAACCAAACATCCATTTACTTATTAATCCTACCCTAATACCCTGTATCAAACAGGCCCTTAtagataatattattcatattttattaattgttaaaaagacaaaatgataaattattattttatctaaaatttaatcaatcaaatcaaatcaaactataatatatcaataaaaaaatactatattaactttcatttcttatttattttttattacattatattacttatctctgtattatttatcttataactcaaaccaaacggtttGTATCCAAGGACAAAGAATGGACATTAAATAACATCATGAAGATGGAGTCTACCATGGTGCATCCGTGCATGACATAATTCCTTCGTTTTCCAATAATCCTAATCAGAATTTCCTACGTTTGATGTCCTTTTTTTGGGGGGggtaataattaataaatggacattattttatcaattctCGTCACGAATCTGAGAAGTTGTGTTGCAATTAACGTTTGGTTTTTATATTGCAATGCTGGATTTTTGCTGATCAGCCTATGTCAAAAACCACGAACTCAAGAAAGTGGCTAACGTCATATGTTAATTAAACTCTGTTAAATATTGGAGAGATGTGACGTTAATATCATGTTGTTGTAAAAACTCTAGCTTTAAATtggaaaacaaacaaacaaagaaACTAAGTAAGTCGATAACTAATAGGTAAGCTGCTCTTCTTTAATATTGGTTTAATGCAGGTCTAGACCTCAGCTCACCTTTATATATCACTTTATTCTTAGACTCATTTGAGGTACTTGAATGCTAGCTGAAAATGCATGGCGCAAACTTCTGGtagctaaatcaatatatcCGTCTAAAATATCACAAATATTCACGGATAACCTTTTGCTTGGTTCATAATGATTGCTTAATTTTGTGGAAGATGGATGGAATTTATTACTTTGGGTTTTCATCGTTGAAATAAAGTTGGAGCATATCACTTTCCAAAATGGGAAACCTGTGGTTAGAATATTGGGTTAAGTGATTGACTAATGAGCATGAGACTATGAGCCAACTAATTTGAAAGTGTATTTGTATGGTACAACTGggtaatttaataatttttttatctaaTTTATAAGGGATGGTGGAGATTTTTCTACTAATCATATAGATTCGAACTGAGATCTCTTCTTTATTGAAAAATGTTTATGTCACTGCATCACAAGTGATACGAAAAGTCATATAAATTCGAACTAAGATCTCTTCCTTATTGATAAAGGTTTATGTCACTGCATCACAAGTAGTACGTGCCCTAAAATAGTTTCATTGGAATTTGGAAAAGTAAACTATTTGTATTGTAAAAGGTCAACCTTTTACATAACTTGTAACTTGTAAGCTCCAATATTTGCAATTAGAAAAAATGTAGCGGGAAACAAAAATAGAGAAGAGGGTTGTTGCGGGGAATCATGCCCATTTGGCAAGAAAAGACATACATCCAGCACCTAGAATTAGTGAAGTATGTGCTCCCAACTGAAGCCTAACATTGCTCTGCATCCTGGGGTTCATGAAATCAGCTGCTAACAAATCAACCAGGGACATGTAAATCAAGATCCCAGCTGATGCAGAGTTAAATATCCCTTCGACTATAAGAGCAGTGGAGCTGCTCTCTTCGTACACGCTAGAAATCCCGATCCCAATCCCGATCCCTGCCGGAGTCGTGAGGGAGAAAAAAAGCATCATAATTGTCGTCGTTAGCGACTTGAATTCCGCCTAATAACGCAACCAAGAACACACGTTAGCAGCCATGATCCAATTCCAAACTAAAGAAGTCAAGAAAAGAGCTATTTAATGATCTTGTTTGATGGTGGCATGATTATGGGTCCAGTACTCCCCACTAAAAAGACATTAAAATCAACGTTGTTTGAACTTCTTGTCTCATCCCTCGATCATTTCTACGTTCTTGATTCCTAAAATGTGTGCTGTATATAATATTCTAACCTGGGAAATGCAGCCGCCAAGCCCCATGCCTTCAAAAAACTGGTGAAAAGACAGGGCAGCCATTAGAGGTTTTATTGTATCACAACTTTGCGAAGCTCCCAGTGAAATTCCAATTATTACTGAGTGAACCACAATTCCCAGCTCCAACACctgaaaaacaaaacaaaagtgtcccattttttttcccttttcctTTAAACTTTAACCAAGAACTTAAACGTCAAATAAGATCCCTTGTGAGATCCGAAAAGAGGATTATTCAAATTTTGTTCAAATAGAGATCTCTCCGTTGTTACTAttggaatatatatattatatatttattgtatattatatttccttttatcttgtaattttttattctttGTATTTGTTTAgttgttattgttgtatataAACATCCTATGAATCATTCTTGAGATATATGAAAATCATTATTAATTCTCTCGTTAGTTTCTACATGATATCAAGAACTCACGTGTGATATTATGCGCTGTCGGACAAGGTCCAACGAACTCTTTTCATGTGATGGAATGGCAGCTCCATGAGCATGGCCATGTGTGGCATGTGCATGTACATGTACATGGCCAGCATGCTCATGATCATCATCCCCAACTTCTTCATCCACATTCACTTGCTTCGACTTGTTGAAATGCATCTTCTTGTACAAGCTTGTTGCGACTGTATCCACGGCCAGTGTTCCGATACATGCCATCATCGCGACAAAACCCGTGAAAGGGAACTTCCCCCATGGGTTTTCGTTGAGGCAAGGGGATGTCAAGGTGTGGAATGCTTCAGGAAGAATGTGAATGAATCCAGTGGCTAGAATAACTCCAGCAGCAAATGCTTTGATCATGAAGAATAAGTCGTTCTCGGGTCGAAATATGTCGACTTTTCTCCCTAGAAGGGGGGTGCTCACGCCAATGCCACCGGCAACTAGTATTGCAGTGATAGACAAGAGTTTGTACTTGAGGGCTTCATCCTTGTCGCTTTGATCGGTTCCGCTGTTGCATGCGCAGTCACCGGAAACCTTATCCGGGATTAAAAGCAGGGCAAGGGATGAGAGGATTATAAGCTTTTGAGAATGGAGCAGAAGACTAGTCATGAGTGGAATAGAAATTAGAAGCTGGGGATGAAGATTTCTGAGCCTTCTTTTGTAGGAAGAGAAGCGTGTGATTGCTTTGCAAATGCTTGGTTTGTGGAATATTTTGGGTGGTAACAAATGAAAGAAGAAGAACCCTGTCCTAAAGAACTATATGTTTCTGATTTTCTAATACTTCACAATTATGTTTATCGAGTTTGTTTATATTTAAAAGGTGAGTGGCTACTAAATTATTTCTTATAGCTGTTTAAAGGGAACATATAAAAAAAGAAATGTGTTATGGGAATTTGGATCGACTTTTACTGAATAGTGTAGCATTATGAGATTTTCTATTTTGGCTACACAAGCTAGTAATGGGATGAGCACATAATGTCCATGTAAATATTCAGTCCAATCATCCAACTGTCTACACTAATTGGAAGCAAAATATTCTTGAATAAGATTAATTTATCTTCAaagctt comes from the Henckelia pumila isolate YLH828 chromosome 1, ASM3356847v2, whole genome shotgun sequence genome and includes:
- the LOC140875289 gene encoding uncharacterized protein produces the protein MEKNGVLIKSCILLTLYAFSAAISSVHCDATKRFHKFRSWKHTRSSNMKPARKFHQTKRRLEMSMPLDSSNTDPYVSSPFSLPPYESLPPFPYPENTPPFCVYPPLTPLPPSTVPSPEVPTFGPPQSAPPPNPPIIIIPSPPSIVPNPPTYAPTPTEPVLTPPYYEPSPPSYEPSPPSYEPSPPSYEPSPPFITPSPYGFVPSPHAFLPPIVFPPPTVPPPPHMTPITATWCVAKASVPEPIIEEAMNYACGSGADCDQIQSAGSCFEPNTLFAHASYAFNSYWQRTKVAGGTCDFGGTAILVTVDPSYDGCHFLYL
- the LOC140875287 gene encoding zinc transporter 1-like, which encodes MTSLLLHSQKLIILSSLALLLIPDKVSGDCACNSGTDQSDKDEALKYKLLSITAILVAGGIGVSTPLLGRKVDIFRPENDLFFMIKAFAAGVILATGFIHILPEAFHTLTSPCLNENPWGKFPFTGFVAMMACIGTLAVDTVATSLYKKMHFNKSKQVNVDEEVGDDDHEHAGHVHVHAHATHGHAHGAAIPSHEKSSLDLVRQRIISHVLELGIVVHSVIIGISLGASQSCDTIKPLMAALSFHQFFEGMGLGGCISQAEFKSLTTTIMMLFFSLTTPAGIGIGIGISSVYEESSSTALIVEGIFNSASAGILIYMSLVDLLAADFMNPRMQSNVRLQLGAHTSLILGAGCMSFLAKWA